The Afipia massiliensis genome has a segment encoding these proteins:
- a CDS encoding antibiotic biosynthesis monooxygenase family protein, whose amino-acid sequence MFIAMNRFQVKTGSEQAFETVWATRESYLSELAGFIEFHLLRGPVAEDHTLYSTHTLWADKASFEAWTKSEQFRKAHARADNQTGPSLYLGHPKFEGFDIIQSERKTSAAA is encoded by the coding sequence ATGTTTATTGCTATGAACCGTTTCCAGGTGAAGACCGGCTCCGAACAGGCGTTCGAGACCGTATGGGCGACGCGCGAGTCGTATCTCAGCGAGCTGGCGGGCTTCATCGAGTTTCACCTGCTGCGCGGCCCGGTGGCCGAGGATCACACGCTGTATTCGACGCACACGTTGTGGGCCGACAAGGCCTCGTTCGAGGCCTGGACCAAGTCCGAGCAGTTTCGCAAGGCGCATGCCCGCGCCGACAACCAGACCGGCCCGAGCCTCTACCTCGGGCATCCGAAGTTCGAAGGCTTCGACATCATCCAGAGCGAGCGCAAGACCAGCGCCGCGGCTTGA
- a CDS encoding efflux RND transporter periplasmic adaptor subunit, whose amino-acid sequence MKSLSKRTSLIGAGIGLAILATAGTLVFTASNNRARADSAAAATPPATPVSVASVAERETAIWDEFSGRLEAIEQVEVRSRVAGAIQEIRFREGALVQKDDVLVVIDPALYAAEVARADAQVAAAQARLVFTKSDYERGQQLSGSQTISQRDQDNRINAYREAEANLKAAQATLKTAQLNLGYTEVRAPVTGRVGKREITVGNLIAAGPGSPLLTTIVSTTPIYASFNADEQIVLRALDSLGKDDAASKTGRIPVKMGTATSNGLPFEGHMQLIDNQVDARSGTVRVRAIFDNKDGRLIPGQFVRLQMGKPKTERAMMINERAVGTDQNKKYVMVVNKENKAEYREVSLGVAVDGLRVVTAGLKPGEQIVVKGLQRIRPGAPVAPEVVAMDTN is encoded by the coding sequence ATGAAAAGCCTTTCAAAAAGAACAAGCCTGATTGGCGCCGGCATCGGTCTGGCAATTCTGGCGACTGCGGGAACCCTGGTCTTTACGGCCTCGAACAATCGGGCCAGGGCTGATTCCGCCGCCGCGGCCACACCGCCCGCAACTCCCGTCTCCGTCGCCAGTGTCGCCGAGCGAGAAACCGCGATCTGGGACGAATTCTCGGGCCGGCTGGAAGCCATCGAGCAGGTGGAAGTCCGCTCGCGTGTCGCCGGCGCGATCCAGGAAATCCGTTTCCGCGAAGGCGCGCTGGTTCAGAAGGACGATGTTCTCGTCGTGATCGATCCCGCGCTCTACGCCGCCGAGGTCGCCCGCGCGGACGCTCAGGTCGCCGCTGCGCAGGCTCGTCTCGTCTTCACCAAGAGCGATTATGAACGCGGCCAGCAACTGAGCGGATCGCAGACTATCTCGCAGCGCGATCAGGACAACCGCATCAACGCTTATCGCGAGGCGGAAGCAAACCTCAAGGCAGCACAGGCCACCCTCAAGACCGCGCAGCTCAACCTCGGCTACACCGAAGTCCGCGCGCCTGTGACGGGCCGGGTCGGCAAGCGCGAGATCACCGTCGGCAACCTGATCGCCGCCGGTCCCGGTTCGCCGCTGCTGACCACCATCGTCTCGACGACGCCGATCTATGCCAGCTTCAACGCCGACGAACAGATCGTGCTGCGTGCGCTCGACTCGCTCGGCAAAGACGATGCGGCATCGAAGACCGGCCGCATCCCCGTCAAGATGGGCACCGCGACCAGCAACGGCCTGCCGTTCGAAGGCCACATGCAGTTGATCGACAATCAGGTCGATGCGCGCAGCGGCACGGTGCGGGTCCGCGCCATCTTCGACAACAAGGATGGCCGCCTGATCCCCGGACAGTTCGTCCGCCTGCAGATGGGCAAGCCCAAAACCGAACGCGCGATGATGATCAACGAACGCGCCGTCGGCACCGACCAGAACAAAAAGTACGTGATGGTCGTGAACAAGGAGAACAAGGCCGAGTATCGCGAAGTCTCGCTTGGCGTCGCCGTTGACGGCCTGCGCGTGGTCACGGCCGGCCTGAAGCCGGGCGAGCAGATCGTGGTCAAGGGCTTGCAGCGCATTCGCCCCGGCGCACCTGTCGCGCCTGAAGTCGTGGCGATGGACACCAACTGA
- a CDS encoding HpcH/HpaI aldolase/citrate lyase family protein has protein sequence MTSSPSIGFLAPLFVPATRPDRYFKAAGSGADGVIIDLEDAVAANEKDAARATLVAASLPPNSIVRVNAFGTRWHEADIVAMKGLGIAGIMLPKAETAGHLESVRAVLGDLPVISLIESAHGVAGVREVARHSDRLAFGYIDFSADVGCSMDHDALLMARSEIVLASRLAQLPSPLEGVTPSFDDPALVEDDARYAAMMGFGGKLCIHPKQIAPTLKGFRPSQKDIEWAIRISNSGDGAVSVDGMMVDAPVRLRAQRILAAAKASDAAGG, from the coding sequence ATGACATCTTCCCCGTCCATCGGCTTCCTCGCGCCCCTGTTCGTTCCCGCCACCCGGCCCGACCGTTATTTCAAGGCAGCAGGGTCCGGCGCGGACGGCGTGATCATCGATCTTGAGGATGCGGTGGCCGCGAACGAGAAGGACGCCGCCCGCGCGACGCTGGTTGCGGCCTCCCTGCCCCCGAATTCGATCGTCCGCGTCAACGCTTTCGGAACGCGCTGGCATGAGGCTGACATTGTGGCGATGAAGGGCCTCGGCATTGCAGGGATCATGCTGCCGAAGGCAGAGACCGCGGGACATCTGGAAAGCGTGCGCGCCGTGCTGGGTGATCTGCCGGTGATTTCGCTGATCGAATCGGCGCACGGCGTCGCAGGCGTCCGCGAGGTCGCCCGTCACTCCGACCGGCTCGCGTTCGGCTATATCGACTTCAGCGCCGATGTCGGCTGCAGCATGGACCACGACGCGTTGCTGATGGCGCGCTCCGAGATCGTGCTGGCGTCAAGACTTGCACAGTTGCCGTCACCGCTCGAAGGCGTGACGCCATCGTTCGATGATCCTGCACTGGTCGAGGATGACGCGCGTTATGCGGCAATGATGGGTTTCGGCGGCAAGCTCTGCATTCACCCGAAGCAGATCGCCCCGACACTCAAGGGGTTCCGGCCATCGCAAAAAGACATCGAATGGGCGATTCGAATCTCGAATTCAGGCGATGGCGCCGTGTCGGTCGACGGCATGATGGTCGATGCGCCGGTTCGGCTTCGGGCACAGCGCATTCTCGCCGCGGCAAAGGCCAGCGATGCGGCTGGGGGGTAG
- a CDS encoding VOC family protein → MTDKIDYIEFPSTDRARTSAFFQAAFGWGIVSYGPTYDALTGAGIDGGIDQAPERVSAPLAVVRTADIDDAERRVIAAGGTITKPQFDFPGGRRFHFREPGGNEIAVWIARD, encoded by the coding sequence ATGACCGACAAGATCGACTATATCGAATTTCCCAGCACCGACCGTGCGCGCACCAGCGCGTTTTTTCAGGCGGCTTTCGGCTGGGGCATTGTCAGCTACGGTCCGACCTATGACGCGCTCACTGGCGCGGGAATTGATGGCGGTATCGATCAGGCGCCCGAGAGGGTATCAGCACCGCTCGCCGTGGTGCGGACCGCGGATATCGACGATGCCGAACGGCGCGTGATCGCCGCCGGCGGCACAATCACCAAGCCGCAGTTCGATTTTCCCGGCGGGCGGCGGTTTCATTTCCGCGAACCTGGCGGAAATGAAATAGCGGTGTGGATCGCGCGCGATTAG
- the hutX gene encoding heme utilization cystosolic carrier protein HutX gives MLSTDLADLKKHMAENPGGVIEDVAREKNVTARAVIEALPEEMRSFAPGSAFVAAMQDIATWGEVTLIIHTEDGIFEVTEPVGGGEIGRGYYNIMKPKGMHGHLRHERCGGIAFVERPFMGKSSAFAAFLNVDGGVMFKVFVGRDENRALKTDQLEKFRALAKTLG, from the coding sequence ATGCTGAGCACCGATCTGGCCGATCTCAAGAAGCATATGGCGGAGAACCCCGGCGGCGTCATCGAAGACGTCGCGCGGGAGAAGAACGTCACGGCGCGCGCCGTGATCGAGGCGTTGCCCGAGGAGATGCGCAGCTTCGCGCCGGGCTCCGCGTTCGTGGCCGCGATGCAGGACATTGCGACATGGGGCGAGGTGACGCTGATCATCCATACCGAGGACGGCATCTTCGAAGTCACCGAGCCTGTCGGCGGCGGTGAGATCGGACGCGGCTACTACAACATCATGAAGCCCAAGGGCATGCACGGCCATCTGCGGCATGAGCGCTGCGGCGGGATCGCCTTCGTCGAGCGCCCGTTCATGGGCAAGTCGTCGGCCTTCGCGGCGTTCCTCAACGTCGATGGCGGCGTGATGTTCAAGGTCTTCGTCGGCCGCGACGAGAACCGGGCGCTCAAGACCGATCAGCTCGAGAAATTTCGCGCGCTGGCGAAGACATTGGGCTAA
- a CDS encoding TetR/AcrR family transcriptional regulator — translation MAMGRPREFDLDQALENALHVFWEKGYEGASMTDLTEAMGITKPSLYAAFGNKEELFRKAFDAYADGPAGYTKLALQQPTARAVIEHLLYGEVDAVTDPDCPAGCLSINGALTCGDAAESIKQELVARRAKFESDLRERFEQARSDGDLPAHADAEVLARYASTIAQGIAVQAVGGAKRDELKKIVEVVLMTWPPVAAQ, via the coding sequence GTGGCCATGGGACGCCCCCGTGAATTCGATCTCGATCAGGCTTTGGAAAACGCCCTGCACGTTTTCTGGGAGAAGGGATACGAGGGCGCGTCGATGACCGATCTGACGGAGGCGATGGGCATCACCAAGCCGTCGCTCTATGCCGCGTTCGGCAACAAGGAAGAATTATTCCGCAAGGCGTTCGACGCGTATGCCGATGGCCCCGCCGGTTACACCAAGCTGGCGCTGCAGCAGCCGACGGCGCGCGCGGTGATCGAGCATCTTCTCTATGGAGAAGTCGATGCCGTGACCGATCCGGATTGTCCGGCAGGATGTCTGTCCATCAACGGCGCGCTGACCTGCGGAGACGCCGCGGAGTCGATCAAGCAGGAGCTGGTCGCGCGGCGCGCGAAGTTTGAAAGCGATCTGCGCGAGCGCTTCGAGCAGGCGCGGTCCGATGGCGATCTTCCCGCGCACGCGGATGCGGAGGTGCTGGCGCGCTATGCCTCCACCATCGCACAAGGAATAGCAGTCCAGGCGGTCGGAGGAGCCAAGCGCGACGAACTCAAGAAGATCGTCGAGGTGGTTCTGATGACCTGGCCGCCGGTCGCGGCGCAATAG
- the hemC gene encoding hydroxymethylbilane synthase: MRIGTRKSTMALAQTGEIARQLEAAAPDLNVEIVKFETRGDQDQVGLLLPHGGKGGAFVAEIRAAVIAGKLHAAMHSLKDMPGNEDTPGLVIGATLSRDPPTDALVLRAGVTFDDLKRTKGKGFKIGTNAVRRAAYARRLFPEIEVIHFRGAADTRVRKLDNGEMQRLAEGGEVGPADALIMARSGLERVGLASRIAHEFAAREMLPAAGQGIVAVECAVNDWRTRQYLALIDDPVAHLCADAEREVLWVLNGHCNSPIAGFSTIDGREMSLTASVLDLEGDQLLEATRTGPADKPRELGRAVAFDLLAKGAAAIIERSRP; encoded by the coding sequence ATGCGTATCGGAACGCGCAAAAGTACGATGGCGCTTGCGCAGACCGGGGAAATTGCACGCCAGCTCGAAGCTGCCGCGCCGGATCTGAACGTCGAGATCGTCAAGTTCGAGACGCGCGGCGATCAGGATCAGGTCGGCTTGCTGCTGCCGCATGGCGGCAAAGGCGGCGCGTTTGTTGCCGAAATCCGCGCAGCCGTGATCGCAGGAAAACTGCACGCGGCGATGCATTCGCTGAAGGACATGCCGGGCAACGAGGACACGCCCGGCCTTGTGATCGGTGCGACGCTGTCGCGCGATCCGCCGACCGATGCGCTGGTGCTGCGCGCAGGCGTCACGTTCGACGATCTGAAGCGCACCAAGGGCAAGGGCTTCAAGATCGGGACCAACGCTGTGCGGCGTGCGGCGTATGCGCGGCGGCTGTTTCCGGAGATCGAAGTGATTCACTTTCGCGGCGCGGCCGATACGCGGGTGCGCAAACTCGACAATGGCGAGATGCAGCGGCTCGCAGAAGGCGGCGAAGTCGGTCCTGCCGATGCGCTGATCATGGCGCGTTCGGGGTTGGAGCGCGTCGGGCTTGCAAGCCGCATCGCCCACGAATTCGCTGCGCGGGAAATGCTGCCGGCGGCGGGGCAGGGCATCGTCGCGGTGGAATGTGCAGTGAACGATTGGCGCACACGGCAGTATCTCGCGCTGATCGATGATCCGGTGGCGCATCTGTGCGCCGATGCGGAGCGCGAGGTGCTGTGGGTGCTCAACGGCCACTGCAATTCGCCGATCGCGGGATTTTCGACGATCGACGGCCGCGAGATGTCGCTGACTGCTTCGGTGCTTGATCTGGAAGGCGATCAGTTGCTCGAAGCGACGCGCACCGGCCCGGCCGACAAGCCGCGCGAGCTTGGCCGGGCGGTGGCATTTGATCTGCTGGCGAAGGGGGCTGCTGCGATCATCGAGCGATCGAGGCCGTAG
- a CDS encoding efflux RND transporter permease subunit, with the protein MNISRFFIDRPIFAGVLSALILLAGLLSLPALPISEYPEVAPPIVTVRALYPGANPKVIIESVATPLEEQINGVENMLYMNSQATTDGVLTLNVTFRLGTNPDLAQQMVQNRVSQAESRLPAVTRQLGITTVKSSPNITLVVHLLSPNDRYDTTYLRNFGVINVKDRLARIRGVGQVQIWGAGDYAMRVWLDSQKVAELGLSPGDITREIQAQNVEAAAGTVGGAPNSTDITLQMPLNAQGRLKDEQEFGDIVIKTGQNGEITRLRDVARIELGASEYALRSQIDNKSAVGIGIFQSPGANALAIADEVHAVMTQIKQNMPEGVDYRIAYDPTRFIRASIEAVIHTLLEAIALVVLVVILFLQTWRASIIPLISVPVSIIGTFAVLLLFGYSINALSLFGLVLAIGIVVDDAIVVVENVERNIEEGLSPRDATYRAMNEVSGPIIAIALVLVAVFVPLGFISGLTGQFYKQFAMTIAISTVISAINSLTLSPALAALLLKGHDQPKDALSRGMDKIFGGFFRRFNSVFLKASDSYSGGVKRVISRKAAVMGVYLVLIGVTAVLFRVVPGGFVPLQDKQYLIGFAQLQEGATLDRTEEIMRQMSAIAMQQPGVESAVAFPGLSINGFTNSSSAGIVFSTLKPFGERKDPSLSATAIAAELNKKYTVIQDAFVAMLPPPPVDGLGTTGGFKLQLEDQAGLGYEALDDAKKAFLAKAAQAPELTGLFSSYKVDVPQLYADIDRTRARQLNVPITSIFETLQVYLGSYYVNDFNKFGRVYSVRVQADGKFRARPEDVGQLKVRSTTGDMIPLSVLLRLQSTAGPESAMRYNGFLAADINGDTAPGYSTGQSQAAVARIASETLPKGIGFEWTDLTYQEIIAGNTSLYIFPIVMLLVFLVLAAQYESLMLPLAIIMIVPMSLLAAMFGVWITGNDNNIFTQIGLFVLVGLSAKNAILIVEFARELEFAGRTPIAAAIEASRLRLRPILMTSIAFIMGVVPLVTSVGAGAEMRHAMGIAVFSGMIGVTAFGIFFTPVFYVLLRGVTGNKPLAQHGASSIEPVAAAHAPHALKDAAE; encoded by the coding sequence ATGAATATCTCGAGATTTTTCATCGACCGGCCGATTTTCGCCGGTGTGCTGTCGGCGCTGATCCTGCTTGCGGGTCTGCTGTCGCTCCCCGCACTGCCGATCTCCGAATATCCGGAAGTTGCGCCGCCCATCGTGACCGTGCGCGCGCTCTATCCCGGCGCCAACCCCAAGGTGATTATCGAATCGGTCGCGACGCCGCTCGAGGAGCAGATCAACGGCGTCGAAAACATGCTCTATATGAACAGCCAGGCGACGACCGACGGCGTGTTGACCCTCAACGTCACCTTCCGCCTCGGCACCAATCCCGACCTCGCGCAGCAGATGGTTCAGAACCGGGTCTCGCAGGCGGAGTCGCGGCTGCCGGCGGTGACGCGCCAGCTCGGCATCACCACGGTGAAGAGCTCGCCGAACATCACGCTGGTGGTGCATCTGTTGTCGCCGAACGATCGCTACGACACCACTTATCTGCGCAACTTCGGCGTGATCAACGTCAAGGATCGCCTCGCCCGCATTCGTGGCGTCGGCCAGGTGCAAATCTGGGGCGCCGGCGATTATGCGATGCGCGTGTGGCTCGATTCGCAAAAGGTCGCCGAGCTTGGTCTCTCGCCCGGCGACATCACCCGCGAAATCCAGGCCCAGAATGTCGAGGCCGCGGCGGGTACGGTCGGCGGCGCGCCGAACTCCACGGACATCACCCTGCAGATGCCGCTCAATGCGCAGGGCCGCCTGAAGGACGAGCAGGAATTCGGCGACATCGTCATCAAGACGGGTCAGAACGGTGAAATCACTCGCCTGCGCGACGTTGCGCGGATCGAGCTTGGCGCCTCTGAATATGCGCTGCGTTCGCAGATCGACAATAAATCCGCTGTCGGCATCGGCATCTTCCAATCCCCCGGCGCCAACGCGCTCGCCATCGCCGACGAAGTCCACGCGGTGATGACGCAGATCAAGCAGAACATGCCCGAGGGTGTCGATTACCGCATCGCTTACGATCCGACGCGATTCATCCGCGCCTCGATCGAAGCCGTAATCCACACCCTGCTGGAAGCGATCGCGCTGGTGGTGCTGGTCGTCATCCTGTTCCTGCAGACCTGGCGCGCTTCGATCATCCCCCTGATCTCGGTGCCGGTCTCGATCATCGGCACCTTCGCGGTGCTCCTGCTGTTCGGCTATTCCATCAATGCGCTGAGCCTGTTCGGCCTGGTGCTGGCGATCGGAATCGTGGTCGACGACGCTATCGTCGTGGTGGAGAACGTCGAGCGCAACATCGAGGAAGGCTTGTCGCCGCGCGATGCGACCTATCGCGCCATGAACGAGGTGTCGGGCCCGATTATCGCCATTGCCCTGGTGCTGGTGGCGGTGTTCGTGCCGCTTGGCTTCATCAGCGGCCTGACCGGCCAGTTCTACAAGCAATTCGCCATGACCATCGCGATCTCGACAGTGATTTCCGCGATCAACTCGCTCACGCTGTCGCCGGCGCTCGCGGCCCTTCTGTTGAAGGGTCACGATCAGCCGAAGGATGCGCTCAGCCGCGGCATGGACAAGATCTTCGGCGGCTTCTTCCGGCGATTCAACAGCGTCTTTCTGAAAGCCTCGGATTCCTATAGTGGCGGCGTCAAGCGGGTCATCTCGCGCAAGGCCGCCGTCATGGGCGTCTATCTGGTCTTGATCGGCGTCACGGCCGTCCTGTTCAGGGTCGTGCCCGGCGGATTCGTGCCGCTGCAGGACAAGCAATATCTGATCGGGTTTGCCCAGCTTCAGGAAGGCGCCACGCTCGACCGCACCGAAGAGATCATGCGGCAAATGTCGGCAATCGCCATGCAGCAGCCCGGTGTCGAGAGCGCCGTGGCGTTTCCGGGCCTGTCGATCAACGGCTTCACCAACTCGTCGAGCGCCGGCATCGTATTCTCGACGCTCAAGCCATTCGGCGAGCGCAAGGATCCTTCGTTGAGCGCCACCGCGATCGCGGCCGAGTTGAATAAGAAATATACTGTCATTCAGGACGCCTTCGTGGCCATGCTCCCGCCGCCGCCGGTTGACGGCCTCGGCACCACCGGCGGTTTCAAGCTGCAGCTCGAAGATCAAGCGGGGCTGGGTTATGAGGCGCTGGACGACGCCAAGAAGGCCTTCCTCGCCAAAGCGGCACAGGCGCCGGAGCTCACCGGATTGTTCTCGAGTTACAAGGTGGACGTGCCGCAGCTTTATGCGGACATCGATCGCACCCGCGCGCGCCAGCTCAACGTGCCGATCACCAGCATCTTCGAGACCCTGCAGGTTTACCTCGGCTCGTACTACGTCAACGACTTCAACAAATTCGGCCGCGTCTATTCGGTGCGCGTGCAGGCCGACGGCAAATTCCGCGCGCGGCCGGAAGATGTCGGCCAGTTAAAGGTGCGCTCGACGACCGGCGATATGATTCCGCTGTCGGTGCTGCTGCGGCTGCAATCCACCGCCGGCCCCGAAAGCGCGATGCGCTATAACGGCTTCCTCGCCGCCGATATCAACGGCGATACCGCGCCTGGCTATTCCACCGGCCAATCGCAAGCCGCGGTCGCGCGTATCGCCAGCGAGACGCTGCCCAAGGGCATCGGCTTTGAGTGGACGGACCTGACCTATCAGGAGATCATCGCGGGTAACACCTCGCTCTACATCTTCCCGATCGTGATGCTGCTGGTGTTCCTCGTGCTCGCTGCGCAGTACGAAAGCCTGATGCTGCCGCTGGCGATCATCATGATCGTGCCGATGTCGCTGCTGGCCGCGATGTTCGGGGTCTGGATCACCGGCAACGACAACAACATCTTCACCCAGATCGGCCTGTTCGTTCTGGTCGGGTTGTCGGCCAAGAACGCGATTCTGATCGTGGAGTTCGCACGCGAACTTGAATTTGCCGGACGCACGCCGATTGCGGCGGCGATCGAGGCCAGCCGCTTGCGGCTGCGGCCGATCCTGATGACGTCGATCGCCTTCATCATGGGCGTGGTGCCGCTGGTAACATCGGTCGGCGCCGGCGCGGAGATGCGTCACGCCATGGGCATCGCGGTGTTCTCCGGCATGATCGGCGTCACGGCGTTCGGCATCTTCTTCACGCCGGTGTTCTACGTGCTGCTGCGTGGCGTCACCGGCAACAAGCCGCTGGCCCAGCACGGCGCAAGCTCGATCGAGCCCGTCGCCGCCGCACACGCACCGCATGCGCTGAAGGATGCGGCCGAATAG
- the hemE gene encoding uroporphyrinogen decarboxylase produces MEFRLSQSPAVKPFMEVLSGRRQSVPPVWMMRQAGRYLPEYRELRAKAGGFLDLCFNPEWAAEVTLQPIRRFGFDAAIIFSDILVIPHALGRSVRFEVGEGPRLDPLDTPEKIATLTTAADFTKLEPVFEALRRVRAELDPKVALIGFCGAPWTVATYMVAGQGTPDQAPARMLAYREPDAFAKIIDVLVENSIEYLLGQLKAGADALQIFDTWAGILPPREFQRWSVEPTRRIVEGVRAKAPHAKIIGFPRGAGAQLPLYVGRTGVDGVSIDWAAEPSLIRERVQNHVAVQGNLDPLALIAGGDALDRAVDDALANYAGGRYIFNLGHGIQPETPIAHVEQMLRRVRAYNL; encoded by the coding sequence ATGGAATTTCGTTTGAGCCAGTCCCCCGCCGTCAAGCCGTTCATGGAAGTCCTCTCTGGCCGCAGGCAGAGCGTGCCGCCGGTGTGGATGATGCGGCAGGCAGGCCGTTATCTTCCTGAGTACCGCGAGCTGCGCGCGAAGGCGGGCGGCTTTCTCGACCTGTGCTTCAATCCCGAATGGGCGGCCGAGGTGACACTGCAGCCGATCCGGCGCTTCGGTTTCGACGCCGCGATCATCTTCTCGGACATTCTGGTGATCCCGCATGCCCTCGGACGTTCGGTGCGCTTCGAGGTTGGCGAAGGCCCGCGACTCGATCCGCTCGATACGCCGGAGAAGATCGCGACGCTGACGACGGCTGCCGACTTCACCAAACTCGAACCCGTCTTCGAAGCACTGCGCCGTGTCCGCGCCGAACTCGATCCGAAAGTTGCGCTGATCGGTTTCTGCGGTGCGCCGTGGACCGTTGCGACCTACATGGTCGCCGGGCAAGGCACGCCGGATCAGGCGCCGGCGCGGATGCTCGCCTACCGCGAGCCGGATGCGTTTGCAAAAATCATCGACGTGCTGGTCGAGAATTCCATTGAGTATCTACTGGGACAGCTCAAAGCCGGCGCCGACGCGTTGCAGATCTTCGACACATGGGCAGGCATCCTGCCGCCGCGCGAATTTCAGCGCTGGTCGGTTGAGCCGACACGGCGGATCGTCGAAGGCGTTCGTGCGAAAGCTCCGCACGCGAAGATCATCGGCTTTCCGCGCGGCGCGGGCGCACAGCTGCCGCTGTATGTCGGCCGCACCGGCGTCGATGGCGTCAGCATCGACTGGGCGGCGGAGCCGTCACTGATCCGCGAGCGCGTGCAGAACCACGTTGCTGTGCAGGGCAATCTCGATCCGCTGGCCTTGATCGCAGGCGGCGATGCGCTGGATCGCGCGGTCGATGATGCGCTGGCGAACTACGCAGGTGGCCGATACATCTTCAATCTCGGTCACGGCATCCAGCCGGAGACGCCCATCGCCCATGTCGAGCAGATGCTGAGGCGCGTGCGGGCTTATAACTTATAA